A single window of Nicotiana sylvestris chromosome 3, ASM39365v2, whole genome shotgun sequence DNA harbors:
- the LOC104223954 gene encoding protein CANDIDATE G-PROTEIN COUPLED RECEPTOR 7-like, with translation MVALYKSSLFSIVFAVLIATVLAEIRSTQIRSDSRPTIPFDEFGFTHFGRLNLTVTDISFSNPNSGPEPVPSELGFFLVTNEAWQHVLEQLQDGEIQCTLHSNLVKRVFTFDQLQPSARQFTTSFTVSDANQFTLVFANCMPNLVISMNVHSVMYNFNPKNGQLDFLSAGKTALPMIYFLFFIVYVLMGVFWVLTLYKKRLSVYGIHFFMLAVVMLKALNLVCEAEDKSYIKKTGTAHGWDVLFYIFSFLKGITLFTLIVLIGTGWSFLKPYLQDKEKNVLMIVIPLQVVANLAQVVIDETGPFSENSYTWKQVFLLVDIVCCCAVLFPIVWSIKNLREAAKTDGKAAVNLMKLTLFRQYYVIVICYIYFTRVVVYALETITSYRYQWTSVVAAEAATLAFYVFTGYNFRPKAHNPYFAIDDEEEEAASEALKLEDEFEL, from the coding sequence ATGGTTGCTCTGTACAAATCTTCCCTTTTCTCTATAGTGTTTGCTGTCTTAATTGCCACTGTCTTAGCAGAGATCCGATCTACTCAGATCCGATCCGATTCTCGTCCCACCATACCCTTTGACGAATTTGGGTTCACCCATTTTGGCCGTCTCAACCTCACCGTCACCGACATCTCCTTCTCCAACCCGAATTCCGGACCCGAACCCGTTCCCTCCGAATTGGGTTTCTTCCTCGTCACAAATGAAGCTTGGCAACACGTTCTTGAACAACTCCAGGATGGTGAAATTCAATGTACTCTACATTCAAATCTCGTTAAAAGGGTTTTCACTTTTGACCAGTTGCAGCCCTCTGCTCGCCAATTCACAACTTCTTTCACTGTCTCGGATGCCAATCAATTCACCCTTGTTTTTGCTAATTGCATGCCCAATTTGGTAATTTCGATGAATGTTCATTCTGTTATGTACAATTTCAACCCGAAAAATGGGCAGCTTGATTTTCTGTCTGCAGGCAAGACTGCTCTTCCAATGATTTATTTCTTGTTTTTTATAGTCTATGTGTTAATGGGGGTATTTTGGGTTCTTACCCTTTACAAAAAACGCCTATCTGTTTATGGAATTCATTTCTTTATGCTTGCTGTTGTGATGTTGAAAGCATTGAACTTGGTGTGTGAAGCTGAGGATAAATCGTATATTAAGAAGACTGGTACTGCTCATGGGTGGGATGTTTTGTTCTATATATTTAGCTTCTTGAAGGGTATTACGCTGTTTACTTTGATAGTTTTGATTGGAACTGGTTGGTCATTTTTGAagccttacttgcaagataaaGAAAAGAACGTTTTGATGATCGTTATTCCTCTGCAAGTTGTGGCCAATCTCGCACAGGTTGTCATTGATGAAACTGGCCCTTTTAGTGAAAATTCATATACATGGAAGCAGGTTTTCTTGCTTGTTGATATTGTGtgttgttgtgctgtattgttTCCTATCGTGTGGTCTATTAAGAACTTGCGGGAGGCTGCTAAGACTGATGGTAAAGCAGCTGTGAATTTGATGAAGTTGACATTATTCAGACAGTACTATGTTATTGTGATATGTTACATATACTTCACGAGGGTTGTGGTTTATGCTCTGGAGACCATTACCTCTTATCGGTATCAGTGGACTAGTGTGGTGGCTGCTGAAGCGGCAACACTTGCTTTCTATGTCTTTACGGGGTATAACTTCAGGCCTAAGGCGCACAATCCATATTTCGCAATAGATGACGAGGAGGAAGAAGCTGCTTCTGAGGCACTCAAGCTTGAAGACGAGTTTGAATTATGA